In one Bufo gargarizans isolate SCDJY-AF-19 chromosome 11, ASM1485885v1, whole genome shotgun sequence genomic region, the following are encoded:
- the SRP54 gene encoding signal recognition particle 54 kDa protein, with protein sequence MVLADLGRKITSALRSLSNATIINEEVLGAMLKEVCTALLEADVNIKLVKQLRENVKSAIDLEEMASGLNKRKMIQHAVFKELVKLVDPGVKAWTPTKGKPNVIMFVGLQGSGKTTTCSKLAYYYQRKGWKTCLICADTFRAGAFDQLKQNATKARIPFYGSYTEMDPVNIAYEGVEKFKNENFEIIIVDTSGRHKQEDSLFEEMLQVSNAIQPDNIVYVMDASIGQACESQAKAFKDKVDVASVIVTKLDGHAKGGGALSAVAATKSPIIFIGTGEHIDDFEPFKTQPFISKLLGMGDIEGLIDKVNELKLDDNEALIEKLKHGQFTLRDMYEQFQNIMKMGPFSQILGMIPGFGQDFMSKGNEQESMARLKKLMTIMDSMNDQELDNTDGAKLFSKQPGRIQRVARGSGVSARDVQELLAQYTKFAQMVKKMGGIKGLFKGGDMSKNVNSSQMAKLNQQMAKMMDPRVLQHMGGMAGLQSMMRQFQQGAAGNMKGMMGFNNM encoded by the exons ATGGTTTTGGCAGACCTCGGACGGAAGATCACCTCGGCTCTGCGCTCTTTGAGCAATGCCACAATCATTAATGAAGAG GTGCTAGGTGCTATGCTGAAAGAAGTATGCACGGCCTTACTGGAAGCAGATGTCAACATCAAGCTTGTAAAGCAGCTAAGAGAAAATGTCAA GTCTGCCATCGATTTGGAAGAAATGGCATCTGGCCTCAATAAGAGGAAGATGATACAGCACGCTGTTTTTAAGGAACTGGTCAAG CTGGTAGATCCTGGAGTAAAAGCATGGACACCCACCAAAGGAAAACCAAATGTTATCATGTTTGTAGGATTGCAAGGAAGTGGAAAGACGACAACTTGTTCAAAG CTGGCATATTACTATCAGAGAAAAGGGTGGAAGACTTGCTTGATATGTGCAGATACATTCAGAGCAG GCGCCTTTGATCAGCTGAAACAGAACGCTACAAAAGCCAGAATCCCTTTCTATGGCAG TTATACAGAGATGGACCCAGTAAACATTGCTTACGAAGGTGTGGAGAAGTTCAAAAATGAAAACTTTGAAATTATTATTGTGGACACAAGTGGTCGACACAAGCAAGAAGATTCTCTCTTTGAAGAAATGCTTCAAGTTTCTAATGCCATA CAACCAGATAACATTGTGTATGTTATGGACGCCTCAATCGGACAGGCTTGTGAATCTCAGGCCAAAGCTTTCAAAGATAAAGTAGATGTAGCATCAGTTATTGTGACCAAACTGGATGGTCACGCGAAAGGCGGAGGAGCTCTTAGTGC tgttGCTGCTACAAAGAGCCCAATTATTTTCATTGGAACTGGAGAACATATTGATGACTTTGAGCCATTTAAAACACAGCCTTTTATCAGCAAACTCCTAG GAATGGGAGATATTGAAGGTTTGATTGATAAGGTGAATGAGTTGAAACTGGATGACAACGAAGCTctgatagagaaattaaaacatG GTCAGTTCACACTTAGAGACATGTATGAACAGTTTCAAAATATCATGAAAATGGGTCCATTTAGCCAGATTTTG GGCATGATTCCGGGATTTGGACAAGATTTTATGAGCAAGGGCAATGAGCAAGAATCTATGGCACGACTTAAGAAACTCATGACGATAATGGATAGCATGAACGATCAGG AACTCGATAACACGGATGGTGCCAAACTCTTCAGTAAGCAACCCGGGAGAATTCAGAGAGTGGCCCGAGGATCGGGAGTGTCTGCGAGAGATGTACAGGAACTCTTAGCACAATACACAAAGTTTGCACAAATGGTCAAGAAAATGGGTGGCATCAAAGGACTCTTCAAAG GTGGTGACATGTCGAAAAATGTAAATTCTTCACAAATGGCCAAACTAAATCAGCAAATGGCAAAAATGATGGATCCCAGAGTTTTACAACACATGG GTGGAATGGCTGGTCTGCAGTCTATGATGAGACAGTTTCAACAGGGAGCAGCTGGGAACATGAAAGGAATGATGGGATTTAACAACATGTAG